The DNA region CTTTCAAGGCCTGGAGCGATCGCTCAACTTCGGCCAGCGTTTGCTCAAACTCCAACTCTTCAGATTGTTGTCCATTGGTATCCGGTGGGGACATAGTACAGTGAGAAATATCGGCACCTCATTAAGGATACCGCCCATTACTATGCTGAACGTTTCTTCTTCCACCTCCACCCCGGATGCAGGTAAGTCCTATCTTCCAGCCCTGCGACAGGCCAGCACCGAGGAATTGGCTCAGGCATTGATGGAAAAATTAGCGATTACAGACAAGGACTGGCATCGGCTCAAGGCCAATCGCAAAGCCAGAGCCAGCGAACAGGTGGCCGCCGCCCTGGTACTGCTACTGAAAGATCAACCCGATGCAGCCTTGCCTAGACTGCAACAGGCGATCGGCTGGCTGGATCGTTCGATCTCGGCTCCTCCCTGTCCGACACATGGGAAATAAGAGGGTGGGGTAGAGGGGTGGAGAAGGAAGGAGCCGCTAATGACAAAGGACAAATGCCTGATGAGCAATGACCATCTGTCCTCCGCCTTCTGTTTTTAATTCTCTTCTTCCTGAATCTCGTCCTGTTTGGGCAGGGGCACCAGATGGAAGGCATTCATCGGGTTAGAGGAATGTTGAGCGGTAGTGGTAATGGCTGTACTCACCCCGTTCATACTACTGGGAGTTTGTAGAGCACTGGCCACGGGATGATACAACACGGTCATTAAACAAGAGCAACCCGCCAGAAGTAGCAGATCCAGTTCTTTACTGGTTGGCTTCCGCCAATGCATACGACGGGCACAGTGGGGGGAATTGACTGAATTGGGGTGTCTATGTGACATTCTCATCCTCTCTTTACAGTAGCTATTGAGGAGCGCAATAGCCGTCAAAAACCTGAATCATCCTAGCGCTTAGAAGAAAATTCAGTGCTCAAACG from Leptodesmis sichuanensis A121 includes:
- a CDS encoding DUF6439 family protein — its product is MLNVSSSTSTPDAGKSYLPALRQASTEELAQALMEKLAITDKDWHRLKANRKARASEQVAAALVLLLKDQPDAALPRLQQAIGWLDRSISAPPCPTHGK